A window of Paenibacillus sp. 19GGS1-52 contains these coding sequences:
- a CDS encoding NusG domain II-containing protein, which yields MQKIKRGDLFIILLVLLAAASIYGVKLYKNHNEHYQQGDLQAIITVNGKEYKTVSLTKEEQIIDIQTKFGHNTLKVFNYGIQMTYSDAPLRIALEMGFISKPKQQIICIPARIMVEVFNPNKSADDEDELDAVI from the coding sequence TTGCAAAAAATAAAACGCGGTGATTTGTTCATCATCCTGCTGGTTCTGCTGGCAGCCGCCTCTATCTATGGAGTCAAATTATACAAAAACCACAACGAGCATTATCAACAGGGTGATTTGCAGGCTATTATTACAGTGAATGGCAAAGAGTACAAGACCGTATCGTTAACGAAAGAAGAGCAAATTATCGATATCCAAACCAAATTTGGTCATAATACGCTTAAAGTATTCAATTATGGGATTCAAATGACATATTCTGATGCGCCGCTGCGAATTGCTTTGGAGATGGGCTTTATCTCCAAACCCAAGCAGCAGATTATTTGCATTCCGGCCCGCATCATGGTTGAGGTCTTCAATCCCAATAAGTCCGCAGATGACGAGGATGAGCTGGATGCGGTTATTTAG
- a CDS encoding PAS domain-containing hybrid sensor histidine kinase/response regulator, giving the protein MSDFIFEQLYMRSSIGFAVVSSKDGTVLQSNPALCEMLGYTEGELHQIRYLDMVCPEDKQAIDHEDIINYLLQRSGAAFDKEKRLMCKDGSIIWVALHIFLLFQENTPSFMMVEMTDITDRKLTETKLQEKQYLYNLITQNTPDMVSFGDLDGTLHYVSPSIEKLLGYPPHEMIGKKRPEYYHPEDALMMREQGNLYSDSDVFTRRVRHKDGHYLWIESSYQVLRNEAGEAEQVVTIARDVTERKKYEDMLAKSQHLAQMGSWEWDLVKQYATLSKEMCHIFGFPEYSSNQSVYDHELIRSVIHQEDYQKTIEGLTYSLENGKNGETVFRIRTSSGLPKIIEAHWEVVVDEAGRPIRISGVVQDVTERYQMEEQLRDSEKNFRLISENSQDFIFRSTADEQITYLYASPICFFMFGYTPEEMVETSGQDYIHSMDAIRVLDYMQSSMKGLNLKPIVFRFLRKDGSYIWVETTLRHIYTGEGEVQEVVGVTRDITERKHYELKLQESENRYKSLFEYNPSAISAMDLLGRTLSVNSSLQQLTGYSCESLLLSYYSEIIDSEALDDVNERFWKAANGQAQIFDSRLIHREGHPVEVSVIYVPIMVNNQVVGVFSITSDITERKRHLEQIEKLSYEHALILNSVTEGIFGINLEGTTMFINPSAAVMLGYDPRELSTNSQLHTIQQTWLVGDPYPGQKTLIQSLSESLSYEEREGVFWRQDGSSFLVKYRMTPLFDNGMRKGAVVVFRDITEEKAIMRAKESAEQADRAKSEFLAIMSHELRTPMNGIIGMADLLSGTELNDEQHYYTQIINKSSEALLHILNEVLDFSKIEAGMMTLEQQLVDLRYVMQSVSDLFYSKVKEKGLLLNTEVDPDLPALIVTDEARLRQILVNLVGNAVKFTEIGDISLSVKLVSSQDSGNLIIKFIVHDTGIGIPQASQGLLFQSFSQLHPTINRKYGGTGLGLAISKKLAELLGGTIGVDSHEGEGSEFYFTVQASLPVEEQQQEKAVRNDYSADKERTVAAEISPEGKYGPMSILIAEDHPVNRQLLLAYLKKRGYVADVAVNGEEAVQAVLLHSYDLVFMDIQMPVMDGIEATGIIREQCGLNPVIVAVTAFAGKEDEELCLQAGMHDFISKPIQVIELDRVLKECSVRIRR; this is encoded by the coding sequence GTGTCTGACTTTATTTTTGAGCAGCTGTACATGCGGTCTTCTATCGGGTTTGCAGTGGTCTCTTCGAAAGACGGGACGGTGCTTCAATCCAATCCGGCTCTTTGCGAAATGCTTGGTTATACTGAAGGTGAGCTTCATCAGATACGCTATCTTGATATGGTTTGTCCTGAGGATAAGCAGGCCATTGATCATGAAGATATCATAAATTACCTGCTGCAGAGGTCAGGAGCGGCTTTCGACAAAGAGAAGCGTCTCATGTGCAAGGACGGCAGTATAATTTGGGTAGCGCTTCATATTTTCTTATTATTTCAGGAGAATACTCCTTCCTTTATGATGGTAGAAATGACCGACATTACGGACCGGAAGCTTACAGAGACTAAGCTGCAGGAGAAACAATATCTGTACAATTTGATTACGCAGAATACACCGGATATGGTCTCTTTTGGTGACTTGGATGGAACGTTGCACTACGTGTCTCCTTCGATTGAGAAGTTGCTGGGATACCCGCCTCATGAAATGATCGGTAAAAAAAGACCGGAATATTATCATCCTGAGGACGCCTTAATGATGAGGGAGCAAGGCAATCTTTATTCGGATAGCGATGTGTTTACCCGCAGAGTACGACATAAAGACGGACATTATTTGTGGATTGAGAGCTCCTATCAGGTGCTGCGTAACGAAGCGGGCGAGGCGGAGCAGGTAGTGACGATTGCTCGTGATGTAACGGAGCGGAAGAAGTATGAGGATATGCTGGCTAAATCACAGCATCTGGCCCAAATGGGTTCCTGGGAATGGGATTTAGTGAAACAGTATGCAACCCTTTCCAAGGAAATGTGCCATATTTTTGGCTTTCCTGAATATAGCAGCAACCAATCTGTGTATGATCACGAACTGATTCGTTCCGTTATTCATCAGGAAGATTACCAGAAGACCATTGAAGGTTTAACTTACTCTTTGGAGAATGGAAAGAACGGCGAAACGGTATTTCGTATCAGAACCTCTTCGGGGTTGCCGAAGATCATCGAGGCCCACTGGGAAGTGGTAGTAGATGAAGCAGGGAGACCTATCCGGATTAGCGGCGTTGTACAGGATGTGACTGAACGCTACCAGATGGAGGAACAGTTGCGGGACAGTGAGAAGAACTTCCGTCTGATCTCCGAGAATTCACAGGACTTTATTTTCCGCAGTACTGCGGATGAGCAAATTACATATTTGTATGCTTCTCCGATCTGCTTCTTTATGTTTGGTTATACGCCTGAAGAGATGGTAGAGACCAGTGGACAAGACTACATTCATTCCATGGATGCCATTAGAGTTCTGGACTATATGCAGAGCAGTATGAAGGGGTTGAATCTTAAGCCGATAGTCTTCCGTTTCTTGCGCAAGGACGGCTCTTATATTTGGGTGGAAACTACCCTGCGGCATATCTATACCGGCGAAGGTGAGGTTCAGGAGGTTGTGGGCGTAACTCGTGACATTACCGAGCGCAAACACTACGAATTGAAGCTTCAGGAAAGTGAGAATCGCTATAAGTCCCTTTTTGAATACAACCCTTCGGCGATTAGCGCAATGGATTTGCTTGGACGTACACTCTCAGTCAACTCCAGTTTGCAGCAGCTGACGGGTTATTCCTGTGAAAGTCTGCTTCTGTCCTACTATAGCGAAATTATTGATTCAGAAGCGCTGGATGATGTGAATGAACGTTTCTGGAAGGCTGCGAACGGACAGGCCCAGATCTTCGACAGCAGGCTGATTCACCGGGAAGGGCATCCTGTTGAGGTTAGTGTTATTTATGTACCGATTATGGTAAACAATCAGGTGGTAGGGGTATTCAGTATCACTAGTGATATCACCGAGCGTAAACGTCATCTGGAGCAAATTGAGAAGCTTAGCTATGAGCATGCACTAATATTGAATTCGGTTACGGAAGGTATCTTTGGTATTAACCTTGAGGGGACAACGATGTTTATTAACCCTTCAGCGGCAGTAATGCTGGGTTATGACCCCCGGGAATTGTCCACCAACAGTCAACTGCATACCATTCAACAGACCTGGCTTGTTGGTGATCCGTATCCTGGGCAGAAGACTTTAATCCAGTCGCTTTCAGAGAGTCTCTCGTATGAAGAAAGAGAGGGAGTATTCTGGAGACAGGATGGCTCCAGTTTTTTGGTGAAATACCGGATGACACCCCTGTTTGATAACGGCATGCGCAAGGGTGCGGTGGTTGTCTTCAGGGATATTACCGAGGAGAAAGCCATTATGCGTGCTAAGGAATCGGCAGAACAGGCAGACCGGGCTAAATCAGAGTTTCTGGCTATCATGAGTCATGAGTTGCGTACTCCGATGAATGGTATTATTGGCATGGCTGATTTGCTCTCGGGAACAGAGCTTAATGATGAACAGCACTACTATACGCAGATTATTAATAAAAGTAGTGAAGCGCTGCTACATATTTTGAATGAAGTACTGGATTTCAGTAAAATTGAAGCTGGCATGATGACACTGGAACAGCAATTGGTAGACCTCCGTTATGTGATGCAAAGCGTCAGCGATCTATTCTATTCGAAGGTGAAGGAAAAAGGGCTATTACTAAACACTGAAGTTGATCCTGATCTTCCGGCATTAATTGTGACGGATGAGGCAAGATTACGCCAAATTCTTGTGAATTTAGTGGGGAATGCGGTTAAATTTACGGAGATCGGTGATATAAGCCTCTCAGTGAAGCTTGTGTCGTCACAGGATTCAGGAAATCTGATCATTAAATTTATAGTTCATGACACCGGAATTGGTATCCCGCAAGCAAGTCAGGGGCTGCTCTTCCAATCCTTCTCGCAACTACATCCGACCATCAACCGAAAGTATGGCGGCACGGGACTTGGACTAGCTATCAGTAAGAAACTGGCTGAGCTATTGGGGGGAACTATAGGTGTGGACAGCCATGAAGGAGAGGGCTCGGAATTCTATTTTACAGTGCAGGCCTCCCTTCCGGTCGAGGAACAGCAACAAGAGAAAGCTGTCAGGAACGATTATTCAGCGGATAAGGAGCGAACTGTTGCTGCGGAGATTTCCCCTGAAGGGAAATACGGACCTATGTCCATTCTGATTGCGGAAGATCATCCTGTGAACCGTCAACTGCTATTGGCTTATCTAAAGAAGCGGGGTTACGTGGCCGATGTGGCCGTAAATGGAGAGGAGGCCGTACAAGCCGTGCTCCTTCATTCGTATGATCTGGTCTTTATGGATATTCAAATGCCAGTTATGGATGGTATTGAAGCAACGGGAATTATCCGTGAGCAGTGTGGGCTAAATCCTGTGATTGTAGCTGTTACTGCCTTTGCGGGGAAAGAGGATGAGGAATTGTGTCTGCAGGCTGGGATGCACGACTTCATCTCGAAGCCGATTCAAGTGATTGAGCTGGATAGAGTTCTGAAGGAATGTTCAGTCCGCATCCGCAGATGA
- a CDS encoding TIGR03943 family protein — protein MMNDSKSIRIHYGLRAVILLAFALYIGHLVQQDALNYYVAPKLARWVKLCPVPLVLMAFSLVVQALFGKGSVLCDCDHRLPRSGHRSVVLYGLFLFPLLLGFLLPDRALGSMAVAKKGISLSYPSSDPYQEEFAILAQKLFAQPVIPVYPAIFSETFGAIDIYKHQFEGKEVAVAGFLYPTEAGSANNTFAVSRFLVQCCTADAAPFGIMVDPGKKISLPADTWIKVRGKLHIVHYKGQEIMQITAESITPISQPATPYIYTSTDSIAAWDQLQTAAKTAK, from the coding sequence ATGATGAATGACTCCAAGAGCATCCGGATTCACTATGGTTTACGCGCAGTTATTCTACTGGCCTTCGCCCTCTACATTGGGCATTTGGTCCAGCAGGATGCTCTGAATTATTATGTAGCGCCCAAGCTGGCGCGGTGGGTGAAGCTCTGTCCGGTGCCCCTGGTGCTGATGGCGTTCAGCCTAGTCGTGCAAGCGTTATTCGGCAAAGGCAGCGTATTATGCGACTGCGACCATCGACTCCCCCGCTCAGGTCATAGAAGCGTTGTTCTATACGGATTGTTTCTTTTCCCGCTATTGCTCGGATTTCTCCTCCCTGACCGGGCTTTAGGCAGCATGGCCGTAGCCAAAAAAGGAATTTCGCTTTCCTATCCGTCCTCCGATCCTTATCAGGAAGAATTCGCCATACTGGCCCAGAAATTATTCGCACAGCCTGTCATACCCGTATATCCAGCCATTTTCTCCGAAACCTTTGGCGCCATTGATATCTACAAACACCAATTTGAAGGTAAAGAGGTCGCTGTTGCGGGCTTCCTCTATCCTACTGAAGCCGGATCCGCGAACAATACGTTTGCAGTAAGCCGTTTTCTGGTACAATGCTGTACGGCAGATGCCGCTCCCTTTGGAATTATGGTTGATCCAGGCAAAAAAATAAGCCTGCCGGCCGATACCTGGATAAAGGTTCGGGGCAAGCTTCATATTGTGCATTACAAGGGCCAGGAAATCATGCAAATCACCGCAGAGTCCATCACACCGATTTCTCAGCCTGCTACACCCTACATTTACACGAGCACTGACTCCATTGCTGCATGGGATCAGTTACAGACTGCAGCTAAGACTGCTAAATAA
- a CDS encoding GTP-binding protein produces the protein MKIPVIILSGFLGSGKTTLLLTLLQESFARSLNPGVIMNELGKRDVDGYILQEHTGTNVEKLLDGCVCCSRKEELADSLSELQKRRPDAIYIELTGVADPEEIIKLLHESPLRERLSLHYSVTLLDAENALEYNSRLSADKQLIQTLRKQLSSADLIVVNKSDLVEPETLWKIEKVVRKQNKKAEIAFTHYSKINLYPVLAGIIPQAPYAPAPQRAHQDFTGAPLKRLNSDRGSIAVKEAPEKHNASYSQVSAVTLTFPQSGARLLSRERLEAFFQEWEGILLRAKGHVQLSEPEPVQLVQYSGMHTSWEDSRYPGSPYVVFIGINLNEATLIERWTALFL, from the coding sequence ATGAAGATACCGGTCATTATATTGAGTGGATTTTTGGGGAGTGGGAAAACGACCCTGCTGCTGACTCTGTTACAGGAGAGCTTTGCTAGAAGTCTTAATCCTGGCGTAATCATGAATGAGCTGGGAAAACGGGATGTGGACGGGTATATTTTGCAGGAGCATACTGGCACCAATGTGGAGAAGCTGTTGGACGGTTGTGTCTGCTGCAGCCGCAAGGAGGAGCTTGCGGACAGTCTTTCCGAACTGCAAAAACGACGTCCGGATGCCATCTATATCGAGCTTACTGGTGTGGCTGATCCGGAGGAAATCATCAAACTGTTGCACGAATCACCGCTCAGGGAACGGCTAAGCCTGCATTATTCTGTCACCCTGCTGGATGCTGAGAATGCCTTGGAATATAACAGCCGTCTCTCAGCTGACAAGCAGCTTATCCAAACACTGCGCAAGCAGCTTAGCTCTGCCGATCTCATTGTCGTCAATAAAAGTGACCTCGTAGAACCAGAAACCTTATGGAAAATTGAAAAAGTCGTCCGCAAGCAAAATAAAAAAGCCGAAATTGCCTTCACTCATTACAGCAAAATCAATCTGTACCCGGTGCTGGCCGGAATCATCCCGCAGGCGCCCTATGCCCCTGCTCCGCAACGCGCACACCAAGACTTTACAGGAGCTCCGCTAAAGCGCCTGAATTCCGACCGAGGAAGTATAGCTGTAAAAGAAGCGCCTGAGAAACATAATGCCTCTTACTCCCAAGTGTCTGCCGTAACCTTGACCTTTCCACAATCAGGGGCTAGGCTGCTCTCCAGAGAAAGGCTCGAAGCGTTCTTTCAAGAATGGGAAGGTATTCTACTGCGGGCCAAGGGACATGTTCAGCTCTCGGAGCCAGAGCCTGTTCAGCTTGTCCAATATTCAGGCATGCACACGTCTTGGGAAGATTCGCGTTATCCCGGTTCACCATACGTGGTATTTATCGGTATAAATCTGAATGAGGCCACACTCATCGAACGCTGGACTGCCTTATTCCTTTGA
- a CDS encoding metal ABC transporter ATP-binding protein, whose protein sequence is MILSSMRNVVFGYGNEPVIDNMSLDIHAGQFIGITGPNGAAKTTLLKLMLGLLRPWSGTVSLNMELEDNGKLIIGYVPQQVASFNAGFPSKVIELVRSGCYSRLGLFRRFTPEQEHIVERSLKQVDMWEFRNRKIGELSGGQKQRICIARALAQQPQILVLDEPTTGMDLASRRGFYQLMRHYVSQHGRTVIMVTHGLEETSSYLDSVISLERKENEGWKCLVTNSCSVHFGPEG, encoded by the coding sequence ATGATTTTGTCATCGATGCGAAATGTAGTGTTTGGTTACGGAAATGAGCCTGTAATTGATAACATGTCACTTGATATTCATGCAGGACAATTTATTGGAATTACCGGTCCGAACGGCGCAGCCAAAACAACACTGCTGAAGCTTATGCTCGGACTGCTGCGGCCGTGGAGCGGAACCGTTAGCCTGAATATGGAACTGGAAGATAACGGGAAGCTCATCATTGGCTATGTACCGCAGCAAGTGGCTTCATTTAATGCGGGCTTCCCCAGTAAGGTCATCGAGCTGGTTCGCTCGGGCTGTTATTCACGGTTGGGCTTGTTCAGACGCTTTACACCGGAACAAGAGCATATTGTAGAACGGAGCCTAAAGCAGGTCGATATGTGGGAATTCCGCAACCGTAAAATCGGGGAGCTGTCGGGTGGCCAGAAGCAGCGGATCTGCATCGCCCGTGCACTCGCGCAGCAGCCACAGATACTGGTGCTGGATGAGCCAACAACGGGTATGGATCTGGCGAGCCGCAGGGGGTTTTATCAATTGATGCGTCATTATGTCAGCCAGCACGGACGAACGGTAATTATGGTAACGCACGGCTTGGAGGAGACAAGTTCCTATCTGGATTCAGTAATCAGTCTGGAACGAAAGGAGAACGAAGGCTGGAAATGTTTAGTTACGAATTCATGCAGCGTGCATTTTGGGCCGGAGGGTTAA
- a CDS encoding GTP-binding protein, whose amino-acid sequence MKRIPVTVLSGYLGSGKTTLLNHILHNRDGLKVAVIVNDMSEVNVDANLVKSGNTLSRTEEKLVEMSNGCICCTLRDDLIVEVQKLAAEGRFDYILIESSGISEPVPVAQTFTYANPELDIDLTMLARLDTMVTVVDAHRFWHDFASGDTLIDRNQTAGEGDFRDIVDLLIDQIETCDVLLLNKCDLVDEQELNKLEAVLRKLQPTAKIIRTVKGIVDPKEILNTGLFDFERTSMSSGWITELGKEEHTPETEEYGISSFVYRRRIPFHPQRLSYFFSNWPEEVVRAKGLVWLAAEGDLAATISQAGPSIQFGPAGYWLATMPEDQQQEVLESEPDVKAKWDDQWGDRINEVVFIGVSMDRTDIEARLDRCLLTEAEMQQNWSKFNNPLPWPAEELLAAF is encoded by the coding sequence ATGAAAAGAATTCCTGTTACCGTACTCAGCGGATATCTGGGCTCCGGGAAGACAACTTTGCTGAACCATATCCTGCATAACCGTGATGGCCTTAAGGTAGCTGTTATTGTCAACGATATGAGCGAAGTGAATGTGGACGCCAATCTGGTGAAGTCTGGAAATACCCTTTCCCGAACAGAGGAGAAGCTGGTGGAAATGTCTAACGGCTGTATCTGCTGCACACTCCGTGATGATTTAATTGTTGAGGTGCAAAAGCTGGCGGCGGAGGGTCGTTTTGATTATATCTTGATCGAGTCCTCCGGCATCAGCGAGCCTGTTCCGGTGGCCCAGACCTTTACCTACGCTAACCCCGAGTTGGATATAGACCTGACCATGCTCGCCCGATTGGACACGATGGTTACTGTGGTGGATGCCCATCGCTTCTGGCATGATTTCGCTTCGGGTGACACGCTGATCGACCGTAATCAGACGGCTGGTGAAGGAGATTTCCGGGATATTGTGGATCTGCTGATTGACCAGATTGAAACCTGTGATGTACTACTGTTGAACAAATGTGATCTGGTCGACGAGCAAGAATTGAACAAGCTTGAAGCTGTATTGCGCAAACTTCAGCCTACAGCCAAAATCATCCGTACCGTAAAAGGGATCGTTGATCCTAAGGAAATCCTGAATACTGGATTGTTCGATTTTGAGAGAACCAGCATGTCGTCCGGTTGGATCACAGAGCTAGGCAAGGAGGAGCATACGCCGGAGACAGAAGAATATGGCATTAGCTCGTTCGTATACCGCCGCAGAATACCTTTTCATCCACAACGATTAAGCTACTTCTTCAGCAATTGGCCGGAGGAGGTTGTGCGGGCGAAGGGGCTTGTATGGCTGGCCGCTGAAGGTGATCTTGCAGCTACGATAAGTCAGGCCGGACCTTCCATTCAGTTTGGGCCTGCAGGTTATTGGCTAGCTACGATGCCGGAAGATCAGCAGCAAGAGGTGCTGGAGAGCGAGCCTGATGTGAAGGCAAAATGGGACGATCAATGGGGCGACCGCATCAATGAGGTTGTCTTCATCGGTGTCAGCATGGATCGTACTGATATTGAGGCGAGATTGGACAGGTGTTTGCTGACTGAGGCAGAAATGCAGCAGAATTGGAGCAAGTTTAACAATCCGCTCCCTTGGCCTGCCGAGGAACTGCTGGCGGCGTTTTAG
- a CDS encoding metal ABC transporter permease: MEMFSYEFMQRAFWAGGLIGIIGPLLGVYLMLRRQVLMADTLSHVSLAGVALGSVLHLNPALSGFAIAVIGGVVIEQLRRSYRTYSELPVAIIMTSGLALAVVLMSLKQNLSKSFTSYLFGSIVAVSNTQLLIIAIVAAIGLAFFIVLRRPLYNLTFDEETASISGVRVGLLSFSFAVLTGMTVAAAMPVVGVLLVSALIVLPASIALRIASGFTAAILISIGVGLIGVFSGLTASYYINTPPGGTISLILLLFLLISIAVQKLIRRKNRRIIHKPI; the protein is encoded by the coding sequence CTGGAAATGTTTAGTTACGAATTCATGCAGCGTGCATTTTGGGCCGGAGGGTTAATCGGAATCATCGGCCCATTGCTCGGTGTTTATCTCATGCTTCGTCGTCAGGTGTTAATGGCGGATACACTCTCGCACGTTTCACTCGCCGGTGTGGCGCTTGGCTCTGTACTGCACTTGAATCCAGCACTAAGCGGTTTCGCTATTGCTGTAATTGGCGGGGTGGTCATTGAACAGCTTCGCCGTTCTTATCGTACATACAGTGAGCTTCCGGTAGCTATTATTATGACCTCTGGCTTGGCGCTGGCAGTTGTGTTGATGAGTCTAAAACAGAATTTAAGCAAAAGTTTTACTTCCTATCTGTTCGGCTCCATTGTGGCAGTCAGCAATACCCAACTGCTGATTATTGCCATCGTAGCTGCTATAGGTCTGGCGTTCTTCATTGTGCTGCGCAGACCGCTGTACAACCTGACCTTTGATGAAGAAACGGCCAGTATCAGCGGCGTGCGTGTAGGTCTGTTATCCTTTTCTTTTGCTGTACTGACCGGGATGACCGTGGCTGCAGCGATGCCTGTTGTTGGTGTCCTACTGGTATCGGCGCTGATTGTCCTGCCGGCTTCGATTGCTCTGCGTATAGCGTCTGGCTTCACTGCCGCGATCTTGATCTCGATTGGCGTTGGACTGATTGGAGTCTTCAGCGGTCTGACCGCATCTTATTACATCAATACACCACCTGGAGGCACTATTTCTCTCATTCTGCTCTTATTCCTGTTAATTTCCATTGCAGTGCAGAAGCTGATCAGACGAAAGAATCGGCGCATTATTCATAAACCTATATAA
- a CDS encoding permease yields MTTQSPFKILPLLLPAAFLIILGVFWLPDHLELLDNAYIDTFKTAFIGILLEALPFVLAGALLSSLLQVFVPDEMISRWIPRRPVPAILFACLLGILFPVCECGMIPLVRRLIHKGMPLYVAIVFILAGPILNPVVYGATLTAFRSHPELAYARMGLAFSVSCIIGLIIYATVKKSPLRLSVQRESEDTHHRSTRGGRLASVFVHTSDEFFEMGKYLIIGCLLTSAIQTFMVRDSLIAIGDKPLGSYLFMMGLAFILSLCSTSDAFVASTFVHTFSAGSLLAFMVLGPMLDFKNSMMLLALFKTKFALYLFFLIISGVFIGAVLLSVWL; encoded by the coding sequence TTGACAACCCAATCTCCATTCAAAATATTGCCGCTGCTGCTACCCGCTGCCTTTCTTATTATTCTCGGCGTCTTTTGGCTGCCAGATCATCTAGAACTGCTGGATAATGCCTATATCGACACCTTCAAAACAGCCTTTATCGGCATTTTGCTGGAAGCTTTACCGTTTGTGTTAGCCGGAGCACTACTCTCCTCGCTGCTGCAGGTGTTTGTACCGGATGAAATGATCTCACGCTGGATTCCGCGGCGGCCAGTACCAGCGATTCTATTCGCCTGCCTGCTCGGAATCCTCTTTCCAGTCTGCGAATGCGGAATGATCCCACTCGTCCGCCGCTTAATTCATAAGGGCATGCCGCTTTATGTGGCTATTGTATTTATTTTAGCAGGACCGATCTTAAATCCGGTTGTTTACGGGGCGACGCTGACCGCCTTTCGCAGCCACCCAGAACTGGCTTATGCCCGCATGGGCTTAGCTTTCAGCGTGTCCTGCATCATTGGCCTGATTATCTATGCAACCGTGAAGAAATCACCGTTACGACTGTCTGTCCAACGTGAGAGTGAGGATACGCATCACCGCAGTACACGTGGGGGAAGACTGGCATCCGTCTTTGTGCATACCTCTGATGAGTTTTTTGAAATGGGCAAATATTTGATCATTGGCTGCCTGTTAACCTCAGCTATCCAGACGTTTATGGTGCGTGACAGCTTAATTGCGATAGGTGATAAACCACTTGGCTCTTATCTTTTTATGATGGGACTGGCCTTTATACTCTCCCTTTGTTCTACTTCGGACGCCTTCGTCGCCTCGACCTTTGTGCATACTTTTTCGGCGGGCTCCCTGCTTGCCTTTATGGTGCTTGGTCCGATGCTCGATTTCAAAAACTCAATGATGCTGCTGGCGCTATTCAAAACCAAATTCGCCCTCTATTTGTTCTTTCTGATCATCTCTGGCGTATTTATCGGTGCCGTGTTGCTTTCCGTGTGGCTATGA
- a CDS encoding metal ABC transporter substrate-binding protein: MKFRIRHLAVLSLSSLLIAAGCGNHNNNAATNATNAPAGATEVTAVPVAAKLNIKVSFYPMYEFTKNVAGDLADVEAMIPAGIEPHDWEPTAQDMAKITDADILVYNGAGMEGWVGQVLDSASDSKLVTVEASKGLQVMDGFEEEEHEHSGLDPHLWLDPALAIQEVRTIEAALSAATPENASAFKVNADAYVAKLEQLNQEFKDGLKDTKRKDFITQHAAFGYLAREYGLIQVPIAGLSPEQEPSAAKMAEIVDFAKANNVKTIFFETLVSSSVADTIAKEIGAKSAVLNPIEGLTDEDRSNNLDYIGIMRQNLKALQLALNE; the protein is encoded by the coding sequence ATGAAATTTCGTATCCGCCATCTTGCTGTTCTGTCTCTGTCTTCCCTGTTGATTGCCGCTGGCTGCGGCAATCACAACAATAACGCTGCGACTAACGCAACCAATGCCCCCGCGGGAGCGACAGAAGTTACTGCGGTTCCGGTAGCAGCGAAGCTGAACATTAAAGTCAGCTTTTATCCAATGTACGAGTTTACCAAGAATGTAGCTGGTGATCTGGCTGATGTAGAAGCCATGATTCCTGCAGGCATCGAGCCGCATGACTGGGAGCCGACCGCACAAGATATGGCCAAAATTACCGATGCCGATATCCTTGTATATAACGGAGCCGGGATGGAAGGCTGGGTAGGCCAAGTGCTGGATAGTGCGTCTGACAGCAAATTGGTCACGGTAGAGGCTAGTAAAGGTCTTCAGGTTATGGATGGCTTTGAAGAGGAAGAACATGAGCACAGCGGATTGGACCCGCATTTATGGCTGGACCCTGCACTGGCCATACAGGAAGTACGGACCATTGAAGCTGCATTGTCTGCAGCCACGCCTGAGAATGCATCAGCATTTAAAGTGAATGCTGATGCTTATGTAGCAAAGCTGGAACAACTTAATCAAGAATTCAAGGATGGCCTAAAGGATACCAAGCGCAAAGATTTCATTACCCAGCATGCCGCATTCGGTTATCTGGCCAGAGAATATGGGCTGATCCAGGTACCAATTGCTGGGCTGTCTCCAGAACAGGAGCCTTCCGCTGCAAAAATGGCTGAAATTGTGGATTTTGCCAAAGCGAATAACGTGAAGACGATTTTTTTTGAAACGCTGGTATCCTCCAGTGTAGCAGACACGATCGCCAAGGAAATCGGTGCTAAGTCGGCTGTATTGAACCCGATCGAAGGTCTGACCGATGAGGATCGCAGCAACAATCTTGATTATATAGGAATTATGCGTCAGAATCTTAAAGCACTCCAATTAGCGTTAAACGAATAA
- the rpmG gene encoding 50S ribosomal protein L33 → MRVIITLACTETGDRNYTTTKNKRNQTGRIEMKKYCPRLKRVTLHRETR, encoded by the coding sequence GTGAGAGTAATCATTACATTGGCGTGTACAGAAACTGGTGACCGCAATTACACCACTACGAAGAATAAGAGAAATCAAACAGGACGCATTGAAATGAAGAAATATTGCCCTCGTCTGAAGAGAGTTACCCTGCATCGCGAGACTCGCTAA